GGTCTTCTAGATAGGGTTCCTCAGGCACTGGATCCTCACAGCACATTGGAGAGCCGCTGGTGTCAAAGTCTATAGAGTCCCACTGAAAGTCCTCTCCCAAGGGCAGGTCCTGGACCTCCTCCAGGTGAAGGTCATCTGGGAGCGGCACTACTGGACTCACCAGCTCAATACCAAACCTGTGGAGGAACATTGAAGCCGTTTCTATAAATGCTGTTCTTTGTTTGGATACAATGCTAAAGCAAGCTCTGTGTGGAAGATACTTATTTAACTGATCTTCTACTATATAATCTTAATGAGATGATAAACTTCTTAATTTAACAAAGATCTTTTAAAAAAGCAAAGGTACACACAAGTCCCAATTGAAGCAGACACTCAAGGATCACAAAAGCCATTTAAGCAATTACACATGGCGTGGTAAAACATTGCCAAAATCAGCCTTCTGCTACTACTGTAAGACTGGCTCACAGAAGTGGAAAACTCTTTGAGCCTTGAACAtagttcaactttcaaagcgtaATGCAATGTTTGTGTAACTTAGGGACGAGATAGAACTTCTTTTGatttattatggtctgagcgttgtgtAAGGCTTTACAGCTGGCGCTTCGTTATTTTCCAATGTGATCCCCAGTTAACCATAGTATCAGcttgtataagtaagtataagtatatatactcttttgatcccgtgagggaaatttggtcgctgcatttatcctaatccgtgaattagtgtaGGGAATGGTTGGAATGGTTGGAACAAACACGTGGTAGGACTTTCTGAAGCTGTGTGACGTAGGCGTTCTCTCACCTGGGCATGCCCTTCTCCCTCAGCCTCTTCTTCTTGTGGTACTCCTGGTAGAGCTCCTTCCAGTTAACCTTCCTCTTGGCCACCGTGGAGTTGATGAGCTTCTGCAGCGTGGGCCTCAGGCCTGGCCCTGCCGCCACATCCTTCTCCGCCTCGCCCGTCTGTGAGCTGCTGAGCGTCCGCACTCGCCGCGCCGCCGTCAGGTTGGGCTCGTGGTGAGCGCCGCTCTTGGCGCTGAGGCGGCTCAGGTCACGTTTGAGCAGCTCGGGGAGACCCAGCCTGCTCTGGGAGGAAGAAGGTGGGTCAGCtgcactactgctgctgcttttAGGGGACTGTGTGGGCTGGAGAGTCTCTCTGGAGTCGGAGTTTGTGGTTTCTTCATCCTCAACACCGGTCCCTTCCTCAGAATTATGTCCATCTCCATCGTGCTCGGTCTTTAGTTTCTTTAGCACCCTGTTGTGCCCATCATCATCTGTGGTTGAGGTGCTGGGGGGTTGCAGATTGGCCAGACCTTCCTCATCCAAGGACTTCCTGATTCGCCGCAGAATGGTGGAGATGTGCTGCACGTGAGCTTTGACCAATCCCGGTGCCCGGGGAAGGTCCTCTTGGCGATTGTGCTCGGTTGAGGAGCCAGGTGGTCCTTCGCTTGGGTTCAGCGGCCTCTTTCTTGACCTCTTTGCCTGCGGTGAGGCATTTTGATTGCCGTCAGCAGTTTCTGTGGAAAGTGCACCGGTATGGCTGCTGCCCTTGCCCTTGCCCTTGGACGGCCCTGCTTTGACCGCTGGTGGATGTGCAAAGAGCAGGGCCCCCACTGGGGGAAGCAGATCGTTGGTGAAATCCAGACTAAAGTCGATCTCTGAGAAGAACTGGCTTGCAGACGGCCGGTTGTCACACCCGCTACTTTGGAAAGAACCCCCTTGCTCTTTGGATCTTGCGGCGTGACTGCTGTCTGgctctggctctggctctgAACACACAGAACCGGTCCTACTGCTTCCGGCTCCATCTGCCTGTGAGCTAGAGACCTCCTGATGCAGAGCGGGCCCGTCCCACTCCCTGTTTGAGGAGCTCGATGGGGAATCAGGTGACGGAGAACGCCCACGAGGTTCGCCGCCTGGGCTCTGACTCGACCTGTTGTTGTTCTCCttgttctgttggtgatgtggatatggatgtggatgtggatgctGATGTGTACTGTTGGACTGCGTGCCTTTACTGTTACAGGCCTTTCCCTGGTGCCTGGCTTTCCGAGCATTAATCTTTTCTAGTCTTCTCTTGGCCCTGTTGAAAAAACAACAATGATGCTTCATGAGTTAAGTCAAAGATAAAAAGCAACCatctagcctacagtatgtgacaACTTATATAATAAGCCCTTTACAGGAAAGCGTAACTTCTTTGACTTGGCCTCACTTGTTCTCGGTGTTCAGTCGGTCACGCTCCCTGCACAGGTTAATCAGGTCCGGAGGGGTTGTGTACTTTAGTGCCACATTCGCACCACTGCGGCGTTGTTTTGCCAGTGCAGCgattttctgtttgtgtgctggAGTTCCAACATGCTGCCGGTAGAGTGTTAGGCCCTTCCATACACATCCACAGACCAGGCAATGGTGGGGGCGACTCCTGAATTAATACAAATGAAAATCAATTCAACAAATATACTTAAACAGAGGCAGAACTGTGTGGACTACAACAAATATAAACAGTTTCTCAAAGCTCTTTCTGCAGAGGTGATATGTTGTGCAGAGGTGACATGTTGATGTTgtgcagacacagttttctgtttgCTTTGAGTTTTCAACTAAGGTTTCCCAAAGCCCACTCACAAAGTTTCAGGAGGTAGTTCTCCGCAAACATGTTGAGAGTTACCTTGAGATGAAATGTTTACACAAAATCCGTCAAATGTATCTGTTCAGACAGCTCTGTATGTTCGCCACATACGTTCACGTCTGTTCAAGGAATTTGAACGCACCAGtcagaggtgtaaaagtctgACTTAGTAAATCCTGCCACATATTTGCTCCAACCATTTACTAAATCAGCTAAATCTAATTAGTATGTCTTATCAACCAGATAGATCAGTTAActagtgaaatcacctgtgttaaagggacaccaggcaacgttttcgtgttaattaatcatcttcgtaagtcggtatatggttaaatgactcattgcggggcgaatgaaggctctttcgcccgcccctactgcctgtaggaagaatatcccacttgcaagttcggtgtatcctacccgccgaccgaagcaggatcagtttacagcacagaggcaggctaacgaaacgctagagattgttgcaaacgtgtgtataatggcagagccggcgaagaagcagcgaaaacccttgacggaagatgcaaagaaaaggaaaagagcttcagaccgagcgagggggagtttcgtagagaaaaagcatcaggcttgcctggtgtccctttaagagcacaggtagaaccaatacatggtgACACATTTGCCATTACAGAAATCATGAGGATTTTCTTGGCTTGACTTGGTTCTTACTTGTTATATAGTTGTTCCAACACAAGGTGATGGGTAACACCATTCATGTGTTCATCTACCTCCTGTGGGCATCAGAAGAGAGACGTTAATACATGACATTATATTGCATGCATAATGGTACAGAAGACACATTAAAGTCTAGACCTACAGTCAAACCTAGGATATTCACAGTACTTTATcacttataatataatatattataagttacttattatataatataggcctatactggGTGTAGGTAAAGGTTGTTAAGATAAAAGTAATGCTTACCTCTGCTTTGTAACTGTGCGTGCAGACATAACATTTCGTCAAGCCTTTCTTTTTCGGTGCCTTCGTCATCTTGATAACAGCTAGTTATGCATTAATGAAATATTTCACCGTTGATAAGATGCTCAGTGACATTTTACTGGCTCGGAGACCATAGAATGACAACACATCTCTGAATATATTTTATtctgaaaaagaaaaactaTACAGCAATTCTCTCCAGTTACAGATACAGTTCTCTGCCATTGCAGATTGCAAAATGCATTTTAGGTGGTATTTAAGTCAGTCAGGCAGCTAACTATATTAGCATCTGCAAATGTTACTTACtttgactgcactgcaacagACAGCGTGCGACTGACTGTAAATAGCGAACCTCTAGAAAATATAGATATCACTCAATAATTCGTATTATATACATAACAACCGAGGGAATATcattattttcaaatgcaatGTTTCAGAGCCAAAACCACGGCCAAAACTCGCGTCCATGGACGCCATGTTTTTGCTGCAACGCGAGAAATCACCATACACAGTAAAACATAGGGAAATCACACACGTGCTTGATGACTAGAGCTCTGTCAGCCCACTGACACTCAAGGAGCCAATCGCATTAAAAAGCAGCCTTTGCCTGCGCCTAGTCCTATCTGTATACCAACTTACTACAATCTATCGTAGACAGCTGTTAACACATGGTATATAGATCTACGGTTTTCTCACGCCCTTCATTTAAATGGTTGGTTCTGCTGTCTTGCGGAAGTAAGGACTGGATTCTTATGATGAGCGGCTGTGTAAACACTTAACAAGTCATATAACGTTAACTGTCTATTGATTTCATTGAGTTTGGTGAGACAATGTGTACGGGTTGTTTACATAAACAATACCCGGACAGGGTGAGTAGTAATTTATATCACTTTTGcagagagatttaaatttagtCCTGCCTTAAACATGGCTAACGTTAGTGTGCTAGCTTACGTACAGATCTAACGTTTACTTCTATGCACGTAAACCAAGAGCGTAGTTCTAAACAACGTTTAAGTAGAAATGTTTCGAAAAGTTAAGATAGGTTTGTAGCGTTGTTCATTGCTTTCTACAATTCTCGTAGGGAAATACTTGTCTGGAGAATGGATCTTACCTCATGAATTATGTTGGCTGTGCTAATTGCCACCAAAGGGACTTCGTTATGATAAGCAATAAGACCACGGTTGATGAGGACGGAGAGGAGATTGTCACATATCTGCGTGAGTACTGTTACTGAGTACTGAGAACAGTTGTTTCCCCCCCCTGCTGTACATAAGCCTACAATGATTCAAGTTTGCGTATGTTGCTTTTGCAGATATGTGTAAAAATTGCGACCACGTCATAGCACGTCATGAATACACATTCTCGGTAGTGGATGACTATCAGGTAGGCCTAATTATTTGTTTTTGGATATTTTGGAAAATATGACAATTCTGCGAATTCTCAGTTTTGTGACGTTTTAATTTTACTGATTAAAAAAGAAACCATGCCTCTTTCTAGGAATACACAATGTTGTGTATGCTGTGTGGAAAAGCAGAGGACTCCATCAGTGTTCTCCCAGATGACCCCAGGCAGACGGCCCCCCTGTTTTAGTATCCCTATTGCGACTACATCTAGTCTAGCACAGAGTTATCATAGTAGGAAAATTCACAAGGACGCCTCCTGTAACGTTTGGTATCATCAGCTGTCGTCAGTGTTAGATGACATGAAATTAACATAATTTCTGCCCAAAACTCTGACCATTCCCAAGCAGTCATACTTGTACCCGTTCACCCGTTTAGTTTAATTCCAATTGAATCCATATGGAATGAGTACAGAAAAGCACTCCAACTTAATAGAAATCCGGTCCTTGGAGCGATGCAATACACCATAGTCTGCAACCAGCAATCCACACACTGTAGGACTACAGACTCACACAGAGAGGACCGCTGCTGTAGGCAATCCCATATGTTTATATAATTTCTGCAGAAAAGTTCTTTAAGTGTTTATTTTCAAAGCTTACTCTCTGCCTTGATTATTCAGCtatttaaaataatatttttgaGCAATTCAACATAATGCTACACAATAAGGATATGTATGTATGCTTTTGTAAAATAACTTGAGTAAAGAAAAATACATTTGGTTCAGGATGTTTTCATGTAAACTCAGTTGTTGGTCTCATTGATGGTTCTGTTCATGAGcagtttattttaaaaaataaacagattgatTTGTACAGACAATATACAGTACGATGTTGtataaatatgaataaaaaaGCAAATGACCACAGTGACTTATGTACAACCTTAGTCATGCACGTTTCTTcccattttcacatttacattcCAACAAATCAGATGTTTCTTTGcgtgataaaaaataaaacaaacaagaaatGCTGCCGGCAACTCAAGGAAAAATGTCACACTACACGAACAGGTATATCTGATGATGCCACAATGACTGGCAGTTTACATAGATTCTGTACAGTTATTAAGACTAGGTCTATCAGACCAGATGTCTTGTCCTTTTTAAGTACCTTGTAAGATACAGTAAGCATGAGTGGTTTGGTTACAGTGGACCGAGCATGTGGCCTATTGAcaaaatgtacagtatttatAACTTCATAGACCAAAAATCAGCTTCTCTCACTTTTTCAATGACTAAATCAAAATCAGTGAGAGTGGAGCTACTAAACCTTAGTGATCTGAATCTCAGGATGAAATGCTAACAGACTATCAGCTTTCTAAAGCTTGTATGACTAAATCAGTTTATGggactttattttatttaaaaagccCAATATCATAAACTGCATTTTGCCAATAGTGTCACAGTGCACTGCTAAAACAATGCAGAttgaaatatacatatatatatgttggCTTTAACCTCTACTGCGGTGAAAGATAACTGATTGACTACATGTAGCTAGTGTTCTTAATAGGACAaggaaatatgtttttaaaaattgaCAGTGTGGCAGATCTCTTCTTTTATCCTcatatttgttttggtttttcTTTACCTGGAGTATAGTTCACTGGTAGAGGCAGACTGCAGGCATGGAGGAGAGGACACTGCACCAAGACAAATGACCGCTTGCAACATGTGGCTGCCAATGCAAGAAGACATTGTCATCATTTCCGAGCTTAGCTGTCAAGTACCGTAATACACATGtccataataaataaatacattctaTTGATACTgtttacattacatacattcCATTaattacatatatatacacatgctTGATTGAACCACATAGGGCTATACAGATATTTAACCATATGGCCATCTGATCAGTGGATATCCACTGACCGATAAAGGCaatgaaaatagaaaataaCTCTTcataagaaaaataaataatttttgGACTGTAACAAATGACATATGAGACAATAGTGAAGTAAAAAATAAAGTtataaaaaaagtgaaacatgAAAAGAAAAGGCTGTGATTTGGCCATAGAACTGACAATCCATAGAATGATGTTAATTCTATGTTTTTGGCAAAAAGACTTGAAGTGGAAGGACCCTTCTAGGGCAAGCCATAAAAGAAACTTCAGTAAAAGTGTATGAAGGAATGACGTTGGAGTGACAGAAATCAAGGaataaatagaaaacaaaacaaaatggtgcACAAGATATCTCAGAGGTATGGCAGACAGGAAGTTGAAAAGGCAAGGGACCATTTTCCCATGGCGTCATCATAATTATCATCAGTgccatcgtcatagttgacatcGTCAGTAACAAGGCTCTTTCAAGCATTTCGTTCAGTCTCGGGTCACTAGTGTGTCGGGAAGCTCAGCTCAGGTTCAAACTACAACTCCCAGAATTCTTCCAGACACCCCATAGTTAGAATTAGGCCATGGTATGACCTTAATTATGTCCTACCCAATATACTGTACAACCCCAAGTCCACCCCATCCTGGATCTGGACAGGTGTTCATCTGCTTAGCTTGGTAGTGACTTTGCCTTCATGGCTACCCAGCCGGACTTTGGGGCAGTACCCAGATGCCCGATAGGCCCTTAGCTCCGCCGCGCGAAGAGGTGGCGGGGACCCCGAGAAGCTGGAAGGCGATTGGCTGCGTCCCAGGAAGACTCCGCCGCCACCGCCAGCGGCGTCGTGCGACTCGTGCCGTGAGGGGGAGGAGCTTAGGGAGCGCTgcagggatgaggaggaggggctTCTGTAGTGAGGGGTGGGCCCGCCGCGCTCCTGCATCAGCTGTGTGAGGTTGTCCAGGAGATCAGCGTCGCTAGTGCTACTGGCACGGATGCGGTAACGCCGACGCCTGATAAGATAAGACAGATTCAGAGAAAGACATGAAGAGAACGTGTCTCGTTTGGTTGTTTtgaacaaaagcgtctgctaataaaataaaatatagccataaACAAACAGGACTCCCTGtgcaatcgctgactgcacctttaatgttAGGCGGAGAAATATAGACAGAGTGACATTGATggagaagacagagaggaggaaagagagagaagttaAAGAAGGACACATTATTTGCAGCATATTTCCCTTGATGTCAGTCCTCAAATCACCCTGCTGTTGCATTAGCTTGTCAGAGAACTTGCTGCTCTAAGCAAGCCTAAGGTGAGCATTTTGACCTTATCCAAAGCCCTCTGTTAATTCAGCAAACTGTAAACCATAGAATTCCCCACATATCAGAGAGCAACACCGATGGTACGAGAGAGCAGAGATGCAATATTTAAGTGCATGAGAGTTCAGACTAGATGCATGTGGAGTTCACCTCATCTCAACTTCTcatatgtaatgtatgtatagGTATGTATGTTAACCCATCACCTCAACACCCTGCATGTGATTTATATGatgtcgttttttttttaacatttatggTGCGGGGTGcacaagtgtgtgagtgtacttgCTCTCTCTTTACAGTATGTACTTGTGTTGTGTAttgacacactgtgtgtgtgtgtgtgcttacggTCTCTTACCGGTTATCTCCAGCAGGGCGGAGGGGAGGTTTGCCCGGTGGCGGACGTGGGAGGAAACGACTGGCGGCTTGCACATCATTCGGGGCCAGCGTAGGGCTCAGGGGCCGTGGGATGCGGCTCCTCCCTGATGACAGGGACGACAGCGAGGCGGGGTCCTCGGCCTGCCAGCCTCCCCCATTCCCACCTACCGAGCCCCCCAGGGCCAGCCGGTCTCGCAGTAGCGCTGAGGGGAAGTGTTCGCAGGAGGGCGAGAGGGCCGGGGAGAGCGCGGGCGACAGGGGCCGCCGCGTGGGCGAGTCGGGGTCACGCACGGGGATGCGGCTGGCCCGCGGCGAGGAGTCTCGTCTCGGACGGGGTGGCGGGGGGGTGGCTCCCGACGGGTGGGTGCCCTCCACGCCGCCAGCCGTCGTGTCACCATGGTCAGGGAACCCCGAGTCGCTCTCGCCCCCCTCTATCTCCATCTTGGAAGTGGGTTTGGGGGTGTCTCCGTCGATGGGGTCCCGGTCGTGCGGAGAGTCCAGGGGTGGCACCGCGGGGCTAGGTGGGTCATCTGGGCCGAGCTCCCGCTCGTGCTGGTCCATGGTGCTGCCTGGCTGATCCTCCTGTCTACCATCCTGTTCAGATTTCTCCTGCTCACCAaactggagggagagagagagagtggagaaaaaaaaagcgtGGGAACAGCACGTGAATTCAGAGAGTCCTTGAAGATgatggaagacatacaaaaaagCCTCTTTTTTCTCCTCAACAAACTTAGAtacagagacaggaagagaaagcATTTGGGAAATCAGTGTTTTCTAGAAATGACAATTTAAGGTCGATGGTACTAGGGAAACCACTGACTAACCATCAACCACCAAACCACAGGCGGCACAAAAAAGAAAGGAGATTGCCGAAACAGGACATCTACCTTCATGGATCAGTGTTCTTGGGTTGGGCTAAGTCGCCAGCTTGATAATAACCATGGACCATCAAACCTGTTCTTTGGTTTGGTTGAACATTTCAGCTGAACGATATGGCAAAGCTGCTGATCAGACTCACCGGCTCTTGTTGAGTGCGGCCGATGCGCATGACGGCAGCAGACGGGATAGTGGGCAGCCGCCTGAGGCCTGTGAGGCCGCCACACAACCCCGGCATGCCCGTCATCCCCGTCAGGCCCGGCAAGCGTCCGAAGGGAGGAGCGGTGTGGCACAGGACGCCCCCCAGCTCACTGGAGCCACCGACACTGCGCTGGGGCAGTGGGTCCGACCAGGTACGGGGGATAATCTCAGGCCCCAGCGTGCacccgccgccaccaccactcCCTCCCCCGGATCGCTCCTCATCCTCGGGCTTGGAGCCAGCCGAGCCCCCGCTCCCGCTGCCCCCCTCCAGCTCCACCATCACCCACTCCTGGGAGTCCCCTTCCTGGGGCACGGGGCTCAGAGTGACGGCCACGTAGCCCCCGCTACTGGCCGCCTCCTCCTGCTCCAGGGAGCCCTGGGAGCCCTGCTTGGGGGAGCCGGCGCCCCCTAGCTGCAGGAGGTCCTCGTCGCAGCCGCCGCCACTGCCGCTGCCTcggagactgcccaggctggaGCCGCGCTCTCGATCCTGGGAAAGGCCGGGACGCTGTTTGCCCAGactgagagaggagaaaacagagagaaaaagaaagtgtgagggagagaaaacaataTCAAGTGCTTAAGTTGCTTTGCTTCTATTTCCAGAAAAAAGTTggagggaaaagaaaagaaaaatcaggACTACTGTATTCTTGCCTGTTTTTTCCAGTTCTTGCATCATCGGCACAACTTTTTCACCATAATTAGCACTAATTCAATGCTTACTATGCACTTATGTTACAGACTGAACCCACAAGTGGAGATAAATTTCACAAATGACTTTCACTGCCTATACACCTACCGGTAGTTTGAACAATATATAACAGACAAAAGAAATATGAGAAGTATGATGCAATCAGGGCATTTAGTGcatctaaacaaaacaaaaaaatctatGATCAACAGTAATTTACTGtatattagccacattgtgttttaacaacagtgttttatgccaattaaaaaagacaaaactGTGTATAACCACACCTGTGTATTAACCACAGTGCCTAATAGCccaatgaatcagaatcagattgtACTTTAATCAGAAAGAAGGATGAAGGAAAGAAATGCATTCACATGTATAACACGCCCCtttgtattaacctcatagtttaagacattttgcaaaataaatgtattgtAAACCTTGGCTAACAGGTAGGAAATTACAGTACTCACTAAGCCTCCAGGAAGCGCTCGATGGTGGGTTTGGGTTCGGGGGTGAGCCGCTTGTCCAGGCCCATGCTCTGGCTGTGCCTCATGCGACGGAGCAGCGGCGCCACCCGGTCCAGCAGCACCGTTTCGGACCGCACCCGACGGGGAGAGCCCTGAATGGACCCGCTGTTGGGGCTCTGGTTGCCTTGGTTCTGACTGCGCTCCTCTTCACTGGCCACCTATGACCGGGTTGGAGCAACATGAGAAACCATCTGGTTACCGAGACGGTCCTTGAATCAAGACGATTCTTTTCAAGAGGCTTCATTGTCAGTAGCAACTAGTTACGGCTTTGAGGAATTCATCTTCAGGACTTAAGGGTCGTTTAGGGTCACTGTTTTGTGGTCGGTCATTATGTCTGTCCACTGCTAAGTTCTTGTTAAGATCAAAATGTTTCATCTTCATTGAAAATAATGAAGGAGATAAAGTGACTGACATCACTGAAGCCA
The nucleotide sequence above comes from Alosa sapidissima isolate fAloSap1 chromosome 6, fAloSap1.pri, whole genome shotgun sequence. Encoded proteins:
- the znf106b gene encoding zinc finger protein 106 isoform X2, with amino-acid sequence MTKAPKKKGLTKCYVCTHSYKAEEVDEHMNGVTHHLVLEQLYNKSRPHHCLVCGCVWKGLTLYRQHVGTPAHKQKIAALAKQRRSGANVALKYTTPPDLINLCRERDRLNTENKAKRRLEKINARKARHQGKACNSKGTQSNSTHQHPHPHPYPHHQQNKENNNRSSQSPGGEPRGRSPSPDSPSSSSNREWDGPALHQEVSSSQADGAGSSRTGSVCSEPEPEPDSSHAARSKEQGGSFQSSGCDNRPSASQFFSEIDFSLDFTNDLLPPVGALLFAHPPAVKAGPSKGKGKGSSHTGALSTETADGNQNASPQAKRSRKRPLNPSEGPPGSSTEHNRQEDLPRAPGLVKAHVQHISTILRRIRKSLDEEGLANLQPPSTSTTDDDGHNRVLKKLKTEHDGDGHNSEEGTGVEDEETTNSDSRETLQPTQSPKSSSSSAADPPSSSQSRLGLPELLKRDLSRLSAKSGAHHEPNLTAARRVRTLSSSQTGEAEKDVAAGPGLRPTLQKLINSTVAKRKVNWKELYQEYHKKKRLREKGMPRFGIELVSPVVPLPDDLHLEEVQDLPLGEDFQWDSIDFDTSGSPMCCEDPVPEEPYLEDHEPSAGHVDGDTGPHRPAGVFVKIEKDDWGQRDLQDVPSLAESSCHDKEDRPGSERAKPKKERQVDELLAVSLREEELSSSLLNLEDSLTQARGTLQEAYVKVQQLLMVREQMGVAQMMERNRKPSAAQSDPPSL
- the churc1 gene encoding protein Churchill — translated: MCTGCLHKQYPDRGNTCLENGSYLMNYVGCANCHQRDFVMISNKTTVDEDGEEIVTYLHMCKNCDHVIARHEYTFSVVDDYQEYTMLCMLCGKAEDSISVLPDDPRQTAPLF
- the znf106b gene encoding zinc finger protein 106 isoform X1; its protein translation is MTKAPKKKGLTKCYVCTHSYKAEEVDEHMNGVTHHLVLEQLYNKSRPHHCLVCGCVWKGLTLYRQHVGTPAHKQKIAALAKQRRSGANVALKYTTPPDLINLCRERDRLNTENKAKRRLEKINARKARHQGKACNSKGTQSNSTHQHPHPHPYPHHQQNKENNNRSSQSPGGEPRGRSPSPDSPSSSSNREWDGPALHQEVSSSQADGAGSSRTGSVCSEPEPEPDSSHAARSKEQGGSFQSSGCDNRPSASQFFSEIDFSLDFTNDLLPPVGALLFAHPPAVKAGPSKGKGKGSSHTGALSTETADGNQNASPQAKRSRKRPLNPSEGPPGSSTEHNRQEDLPRAPGLVKAHVQHISTILRRIRKSLDEEGLANLQPPSTSTTDDDGHNRVLKKLKTEHDGDGHNSEEGTGVEDEETTNSDSRETLQPTQSPKSSSSSAADPPSSSQSRLGLPELLKRDLSRLSAKSGAHHEPNLTAARRVRTLSSSQTGEAEKDVAAGPGLRPTLQKLINSTVAKRKVNWKELYQEYHKKKRLREKGMPRFGIELVSPVVPLPDDLHLEEVQDLPLGEDFQWDSIDFDTSGSPMCCEDPVPEEPYLEDHEPSAGHVDGDTGPHRPAGVFVKIEKDDWGQRDLQDVPSLAESSCHDKEDRPGSERAKPKKERQVDELLAVSLREEELSSSLLNLEDSLTQARGTLQEAYVKVQQLLMVREQTASDINALRAKRIEILRFMRDGSSADDGEKQKTKRSPERSPQPLSSSQPDALPGPPPDVPNEVAKCAPSTVRLDEATQLAVSMKEEPASPTSGQGLEVSPVAL